A part of Liolophura sinensis isolate JHLJ2023 chromosome 1, CUHK_Ljap_v2, whole genome shotgun sequence genomic DNA contains:
- the LOC135472828 gene encoding extracellular matrix organizing protein FRAS1-like: protein MLLHPSSITPAHLCSFLKGVMCPWVETFCRSQTLIQMKVNWNSALTGCRTKEFLMKISDKNKPLKQGAVVSYKDVMSNLLYYSHGGSSTTDSFQVSVHDGAHSTEATVRVSVLPVDQSGPSPNPSASLRLQVTEGKRITLKKRFLAFTDEEDTPKGIKIIMTSTPVHGGFHLLGSRGQLKSGDSFTQFDVNKGRVSYKAGGEIGDHPVTESVFFNVSDTNNNVLPNQALTIIINPSNDQAPVVKVKQGIQVEEGGQQKLTSHYISVSDQDSKVSQLSIILDAPPTFGAIHSNKAVLGSELSLKKVVKSFPLQDLLDGQIYYVQSDHKNKEAVQDSFLFHATDGVNNSPLKSFNISIIAVNDEAPEIITEQLFVQEDKSVSMTNATFFVIDLDSRPDELFFTVDSPPSHGSLGSKELADDLDHSAATLRKDSKFTYEDVLNELIVYRHNGEEVTTDSFSLSLTDGQFTVTKTISVVIGLVNDETPRLVVNHGLRLPAGSTRAIKSLDLRATDIDSDDEQIAYTLTHNPTVGRLRLNKGGRTSDLSADGFQSVFTQADLDKGYLEYVHERGDAAGSVVFKFQVSDPEGNMLLAQSFHITVLEDRVLPSVDTNKPLTLAEGSQAKITTQFLSASDKDSEPGNLRFSVLSNPLYGHLELSSGPGVAVTEFHQSDLAANSLIYVHTSEEEIYADRFKFSVSDGTNEVTQAFLISINPVDDSLPMVSINGLRVQEGVRKVISEFDLKAIDKDTKEDHVMFTVVQPPLHGSIDLRRGTFYSTTTRFSMADIYENRVSYKHDGSETLSDQFSFTVSDGTNHLFVMQQDAARRGDIPIPLISQPQSFKIEVMPLDDGSPILETNLGLQFLESSGEEVFNIITERELKVSDVDTPPDKILFVISAPPKYGHLVKMTDLDEPITTFTQEDISNGLIRYTLTSSSNITMDSFAFEVMDSKPNIIPDNTFHVSWSVIEFGQPYLNVTEETGVIQVPVIRRGNLKQYSIVTCRTLVGTATSTKGGNKPGLYDFVEQSGQVQFDEWQESKPCTLIINDDHVFEGPETLYLELRDPTYTLLGSLAKMTITIFDLEDEPVLQFDKGLYQINESDGYVLATLTREGDLSSSVSVICYTQSLTATGSSVGGLESGSDFQARGKTNSYRVVFPPGVVTASCEVKLIDDSEFENSEEFELGLIDPSLPAAIGTMSKVTVIIEGPNDESVVYLSQPEYRFPENGGNVEIEVLREGSDLAHSTMVWCATRLSDTPSATPGQDYVPSSSQITFGPGQISETCHLTILDDNVDPRMEGNETFVVFLSSAMGSSLAEPFTSTVIIHDSELDIPVMGFEGDQYYVDEKNGTLGVPIIRQGDLSFPSSVICYTRHETAAVMMDYVERLQSEASRITFFPGQMVKNCTVRIVDDGEFEPEETLTLNLADPQGTELSQAKVGTRNRTTIVITNYHDVPTIQFEKAAYSVMEPSGEEEVAAVQVKVIRMGDINQTSSVRCSTRDGSAISGIDYNPKSLLLKFSPGMRSIDFSVDVLYNREIEWHESFSVILGPNDPEGAVFGPIRTSTITILDNEVSGSLVLPAAPIVVSLLHYDDVEKGLKLHPSPGYPLVCVTPCDLHYPDYSSTHSLCEEAGVNQSSMYYRWEVSMPEGEGGARPPFVTVSDHTLFTSVNRLSLDSIYFRPSFKVRCVAQPLHGNGNPGVPLKSQVVTIGRDNAICPSTVFSGQPYGYQAQSFIANLDYVGPEDEVHPNTIHISVQVPHQDGMLPLISTHPLHNLRFLLSDPTYRQQHVCSNIVTEQERAPLIDEGFLSSPDDLDLIHGPGYNLPYQFEPDIREDGSLNLYKHLDLKSCIWTFNAWYHMTELVDVCGGQVISDFQVRDSAQTYLTVRLPLYVSYLYATAPTGWGSLEHRTEMEFSFFYNTILWRTGLETDGKLGGKLQVLRILIGDEGKLIVDFKTQAKFRGLYVPFHHTLQGFVSRVLPPGNMDITFDLELLWSQQTFDSPQQLWRATSDYNLKDYTGQYVIELIPCSVKSTQAYTDIQPTIPCTAHQPERFEVPIAFQQTNRPVPVVYSLNTEFQLTNNEKMFLLDPQETRLTLDDLDYSGAFSKGQKIYGRVLWSPEQDLKTAYKLVIEKLYLCTGRDGYVPTFDPTGEVYNEGPQFGCIQPHPDLKYRFLILDRENPDVIQTDFNNVGFGAQLAGQNPDYSVLEAMPGVDGFVMNVDPLYKVDSGHQWYLQCLYTIGVSDRATRVRRSTLIRWRRDASQGEQPDWLDSNQPKNGTNIQIIQLNVTDFDSFVSSPQNLAQVVAPAVAGVALAALIVCCCCFCCSRCRQRKRPLKEGKKSNLELAEQNPMRVDNRRNSVREKSRILTELDVKNVTNTSTRRKSSIGSKNVNVRVSLRSDDPGVTGPGTEV, encoded by the exons ATGCTGCTTCACCCAAGTTCCATAACTCCAGCCCACTTGTGTTCGTTCCTGAAGGGGGTTATGTGCCCCTGGGTAGAGACATTCTGCAGGTCACAGACACTGATTCAGATGAAAGTAAACTGGAACTCCGCCTTGACAGGCTGCCGAACAAAGGAATTTCTTATgaaaatttctgacaaaaataaaCCATTAAAACAAG GTGCTGTGGTGAGTTATAAGGACGTGATGAGCAACCTGCTGTACTATAGCCACGGTGGCTCCTCCACGACAGACAGTTTCCAGGTGTCTGTTCATGATGGGGCACACAGTACTGAGGCCACAGTCAGGGTGTCTGTCCTTCCTGTGGATCAGTCGGGGCCCTCCCCAAACCCATCTGCCAGCCTCAGGCTGCAGGTCACAGAGG GGAAGAGAATTACCCTGAAAAAGAGATTTCTAGCATTTACAGATGAAGAAGATACCCCCAAAGGAATTAAGATAATTATGACCTCAACCCCAGTCCATGGTGGCTTTCACCTTCTAGGTAGTCGGGGCCAATTAAAGAGTGGTGACAGCTTCACTCAGTTTGATGTCAATAAGGGAAGAGTGAG TTATAAAGCTGGTGGGGAGATTGGTGACCATCCTGTCACAGAGTCAGTGTTCTTCAATGTCAGTGACACCAACAACAACGTCCTGCCTAACCAAGCTTTGACGATAATCATCAACCCCAGCAATGACCAGGCACCAGTGGTGAAGGTCAAACAGGGCATACAG GTTGAGGAAGGAGGTCAGCAGAAACTGACATCACATTACATCTCTGTATCTGACCAGGACTCCAAGGTCAGCCAGCTGTCCATCATTCTGGATGCCCCACCTACTTTTGGAGCTATTCACAGTAACAAAGCAG ttcTTGGATCAGAATTAAGTTTAAAGAAGGTTGTAAAGTCATTCCCACTTCAAGATTTACTGGATGGCCAAATTTACTATGTGCAAAGTGATCACAAAAACAAGGAAGCTGTTCAGGACAGTTTCCTCTTCCATGCTACAGATGGCGTGAACAACTCACCCCTTAAGTCATTCAACATTTCCATTATT GCAGTGAATGATGAGGCCCCTGAGATTATCACAGAACAGCTCTTTGTGCAGGAGGACAAGTCTGTTTCCATGACTAACGCCACGTTCTTTGTGATAGACCTGGACAGCCGACCAGATGAACTTTTCTTCACAGTTGATAGCCCCCCATCACACG GATCCCTTGGAAGTAAGGAGTTAGCTGATGACCTTGACCATTCAGCCGCTACCTTGAGGAAGGATTCAAAGTTCACTTATGAG GATGTGTTGAATGAGCTGATTGTATACAGACATAATGGGGAGGAAGTGACCACTGATTCCTTCAGCCTGTCACTGACCGATGGTCAGTTCACAGTCACTAAGACTATCAGTGTGGTCATTGGGCTGGTCAATGATGAGACACCCAGACTAGTGGTCAATCATGGACTAAGACTGCCTGCAG GTTCCACTCGTGCTATAAAGTCACTCGACCTGAGGGCGACAGACATAGACTCTGATGATGAGCAGATTGCCTACACGCTGACGCACAACCCCACAGTGGGGAGACTGCGGCTGAACAAGGGGGGTAGAACCAGTGACCTGTCAGCTGATGGCTTCCAGTCTGTTTTTACACAAGCGGATCTGGATAAAG GCTATTTGGAGTATGTTCATGAGAGAGGAGATGCAGCAGGCTCTGTGGTGTTTAAGTTCCAGGTGTCTGACCCAGAAGGAAACATGTTATTGGCACAGTCTTTCCACATCACTGTTTTGG AGGACCGAGTGCTGCCCAGCGTGGACACTAACAAGCCCTTGACCTTGGCTGAGGGATCACAAGCCAAAATTACTACCCAGTTTCTCTCTGCCTCTGACAAGGACTCTGAGCCTGGCAATCTTCGGTTCTCTGTACTCTCTAATCCTCTATATGGTCATCTGGAACTCTCATCAGGACCAG GTGTGGCTGTGACAGAGTTCCACCAGTCTGACCTGGCCGCTAACAGCCTCATCTATGTACACACCAGTGAGGAGGAGATCTATGCAGACAGGTTCAAGTTCTCCGTGTCAGATGGTACCAATGAG GTGACTCAGGCTTTCCTGATCAGCATCAATCCTGTGGACGACAGTCTGCCTATGGTCTCCATCAATGGCCTCAGGGTTCAGGAGGGGGTGAGGAAGGTCATCTCAGAGTTTGACCTCAAGGCCATTGACAAGGACACAAAG GAGGATCATGTGATGTTTACTGTGGTACAGCCTCCCCTCCATGGCAGCATAGACCTGAGGCGTGGCACATTTTACAGCACCACCACCAGGTTCAGTATGGCTGACATCTATGAGAACCGTGTCAGTTACAAACACGACGGCAGCGAAACTCTCTCAGATCAGTTCTCCTTCACAGTGTCTGATGGGACCAACCACCTGTTTGTCATGCAACAAGATGCTGCCAGGAGAGGAGATATTCCCATTCCCCTTATATCACAACCACAG AGCTTCAAGATTGAGGTGATGCCCCTCGATGATGGGAGTCCGATACTGGAGACCAACTTGGGCCTTCAGTTCCTGGAATCTTCTGGAGAAGAG GTTTTTAATATCATCACAGAGCGTGAATTAAAGGTGTCTGATGTGGACACTCCCCCTGATAAAATCCTGTTTGTGATCTCCGCTCCCCCTAAATATGGCCACCTGGTGAAGATGACAGATCTGGATGAGCCAATCACCACCTTCACTCAGG AGGACATCAGTAATGGCCTGATCCGTTACACACTGACATCCTCTAGCAATATCACGATGGACTCGTTCGCCTTTGAAGTGATGGACAGCAAACCAAATATCATACCTGACAACACCTTCCATGTCAGCTGGTCAGTGATAGAGTTTGGTCAGCCTTACCTGAATGTGACAGAGGAGACGGGCGTGATCCAGGTACCTGTCATCAGGAGGGGTAATCTTAAACAG TATTCTATCGTCACCTGTCGCACACTGGTGGGGACAGCTACCTCCACTAAAGGCGGGAACAAACCAGGGCTATATGACTTTGTGGAACAGTCTGGACAG GTTCAGTTTGATGAGTGGCAGGAGAGTAAACCGTGTACCCTGATCATTAATGATGACCATGTGTTTGAGGGGCCCGAGACCCTGTACCTAGAGCTGAGGGACCCCACTTACACCCTGCTGGGGAGCCTGGCTAAGATGACCATCACTATCTTTGACTTGGAGGACG AACCAGTTCTGCAGTTTGACAAAGGCCTCTACCAGATTAATGAAAGTGATGGTTATGTATTGGCCACCCTCACTAGAGAAG GTGACCTGAGCAGCAGTGTGTCCGTGATCTGTTACACCCAGTCCCTAACGGCCACAGGTAGTAGTGTGGGAGGGCTGGAATCAGGGTCGGATTTCCAAGCCAGGGGGAAAACTAATTCATACAGAGTTGTCTTCCCTCCCGGAGTGGTCACAGCATCTTGTGAGGTCAAG CTGATTGATGACAGCGAGTTTGAGAACTCTGAGGAGTTTGAGCTTGGCTTAATTGACCCCTCACTACCTGCTGCCATAGGAACTATGTCAAAGGTCACTGTGATCATAGAGGGCCCCAATGATG AGTCAGTGGTGTATTTGTCTCAGCCGGAGTACCGTTTCCCAGAGAATGGTGGCAATGTGGAGATAGAGGTGTTAAGAGAGGGGTCAGACCTGGCCCACAGTACCATGGTATGGTGTGCCACTCGGCTGTCTGACACCCCATCAGCCACCCCTGGGCAGGACTATGTCCCCAGCTCCAGTCAAATCACATTCGGGCCAGGACAAATATCTGAG ACATGTCATTTAACAATCCTGGATGACAATGTGGACCCAAGGATGGAAGGAAATGAAACCTTTGTGGTTTTCCTGAGCTCAGCCATGGGCAGCAGTCTGGCAGAACCCTTCACCTCTACAGTCATAATACATGACTCTGAACTAGACA TTCCAGTGATGGGGTTTGAGGGAGATCAGTATTACGTGGACGAGAAGAATGGAACTCTGGGCGTGCCTATCATCCGTCAGGGTGATCTCAGCTTCCCATCTTCAGTGATTTGTTACACACGACATGAGACAGCAGCTGTAATGATGGACTATGTGGAGAGGCTGCAGTCTGAGGCATCGCGCATCACATTCTTCCCTGGACAGATG GTAAAGAACTGCACAGTGAGAATTGTGGATGACGGAGAGTTTGAGCCTGAGGAAACACTTACCTTAAACCTGGCGGACCCTCAAGGGACTGAACTCTCGCAGGCTAAAGTTGGGACCAGAAATAGAACCACCATTGTGATCACCAACTATCATGATG TACCCACAATTCAGTTTGAGAAGGCAGCATACAGTGTTATGGAACCAAGTGGAGAAGAAGAGGTTGCAGCAGTTCAGGTCAAGGTCATCCGCATGGGTGACATCAACCAGACATCAAGTGTGCGCTGCAGCACAAGGGACGGCTCAGCAATCTCAGGCATTGACTACAACCCTAAAAGTCTGCTGCTCAAATTCTCACCTG GTATGCGATCCATTGACTTCAGTGTGGACGTGCTGTATAACCGGGAGATTGAGTGGCATGAGTCTTTCAGTGTGATCTTGGGGCCAAACGACCCAGAGGGCGCTGTGTTTGGTCCAATCAGAACCAGCACCATTACTATACTGGACAACGAGGTTTCAGGGAGCTTGGTTTTGCCAGCAGCACCAATA GTTGTATCCTTACTCCATTATGATGATGTGGAGAAAGGCCTGAAGTTACACCCCTCCCCTGGTTACCCATTGGTCTGTGTCACG CCATGTGACCTGCACTACCCAGACTACAGCAGCACCCACTCTTTGTGTGAGGAGGCAGGAGTGAACCAGAGCAGCATGTACTACCGGTGGGAGGTATCTATGCCTGAGGGTGAGGGTGGTGCCAGGCCACCATTCGTCACTGTCTCTGACCACACCCTCTTCACCAGTGTCAACAGACTCAGCCTGGACAGTATCTACTTCAGACCTAGTTTTAAGGTCAGGTGTGTGGCCCAGCCTCTCCACGGTAACGGTAACCCTGGGGTGCCTCTGAAGAGCCAGGTAGTGACCATCGGCCGGGACAACGCCATCTGCCCGTCCACCGTGTTCTCAGGACAGCCGTATGGTTACCAGGCCCAGTCGTTCATCGCTAACCTGGACTATGTGGGACCGGAGGATGAGGTGCATCCTAACACCATCCACATCTCAGTACAGGTCCCACACCAGGACGGCATGCTGCCCCTCATCTCCACTCACCCGCTGCACAACCTGCGCTTCCTGCTCTCTGACCCCACATACCGGCAGCAACACGTGTGCTCAAACATCGTTACTGAGCAGGAGCGTGCCCCGCTTATCGACGAGGGTTTCCTGTCCTCCCCGGATGACCTTGACCTGATTCACGGGCCAGGGTACAACCTGCCGTATCAATTTGAGCCTGACATCCGAGAGGACGGCAGCCTGAACCTGTACAAACATTTGGACCTGAAGAGCTGTATCTGGACGTTTAATGCCTGGTATCACATGACAGAGCTGGTAGATGTTTGCGGGGGACAGGTTATCTCAGACTTCCAGGTGAGGGACTCTGCTCAGACCTACCTGACCGTCCGTCTGCCACTGTATGTGTCCTACCTGTACGCCACGGCACCCACGGGCTGGGGATCACTGGAGCACCGCACAGAGATGGAGTTCTCCTTTTTCTACAACACAATACTGTGGAGAACAGGCCTGGAGACAGATGGCAAGCTCGGGGGAAAACTACAGGTGCTGAGGATTCTCATAGGGGACGAGGGAAAGCTGATTGTTGACTTCAAAACACAGGCAAAGTTCAGAG GTTTGTATGTGCCATTCCATCATACCCTCCAGGGTTTTGTGAGCAGAGTTCTCCCACCTGGAAATATGGACATCACATTTGACCTTGAACTCCTGTGGAGTCAGCAAACCTTTGACAGTCCTCAGCAGTTGTGGAGAGCCACCAGTGATTACAATCTCAAG GATTACACAGGTCAATATGTGATAGAGCTGATCCCTTGTTCTGTGAAGTCCACGCAGGCTTACACGGACATACAGCCCACCATCCCCTGTACAGCACATCAGCCTGAGAG GTTTGAGGTACCAATAGCTTTCCAGCAGACAAACCGCCCTGTGCCTGTGGTCTACTCTTTGAACACAGAGTTCCAGCTCACCAATAATGAGAAGATGTTCCTGCTCGACCCCCAGGAGACCCGACTTACCCTTGATGACCTTGATTACTCAGGAGCATTCTCAAAAG GCCAGAAGATTTATGGCCGCGTGTTGTGGAGTCCAGAACAGGACCTGAAGACAGCCTACAAACTTGTCATTGAAAAGCTCTACTTGTGCACTG GTCGTGATGGGTATGTGCCGACCTTTGACCCCACTGGAGAGGTGTATAATGAAGGGCCTCAGTTTGGTTGTATACAGCCGCACCCTGACCTTAAGTACAGGTTTCTTATCCTG GACCGTGAGAATCCTGACGTGATTCAGACAGACTTTAACAATGTAGGCTTTGGTGCTCAGCTAGCAGGTCAGAATCCAGACTACAGTGTCCTTGAGGCCATGCCAGGAGTGGATGGCTTTGTCATGAATGTCGACCCACTGTATAAG GTGGATTCTGGCCACCAGTGGTATCTCCAGTGTCTCTATACAATTGGTGTGTCTGACCGCGCAACACGAGTACGACGTTCTACCCTCATCAGGTGGAGAAGAGATGCCAGCCAGGGGGAACAACCCGACTGGCTGGACAGTAATCAACCCAAGAATGGCACTAACATACAGATCATCCAACTCAACGTTACCGACTTTGATTCCTTTGTATCAAGCCCTCAGAATCTTGCCCAGGTGGTTGCCCCGGCAGTAGCTGGGGTTGCCTTGGCAGCACTCATTGTGTGCTGTTGCTGCTTTTGCTGCTCAAGGTGCCGTCAACGAAAGCGCCCTTTGAAGGAAGGTAAGAAGAGCAACCTGGAACTGGCTGAGCAGAATCCAATGAGAGTTGACAATCGCAGAAACTCTGTGAGAGAGAAATCCCGAATATTGACAGAGCTGGATGTGAAGAATGTTACCAACACTTCCACCAGGAGGAAGTCCAGCATAGGGTCTAAAAACGTGAATGTGAGGGTGTCATTAAGAAGTGATGACCCAGGGGTGACTGGGCCTGGTACTGAGGTATGA